From a single Gadus morhua chromosome 3, gadMor3.0, whole genome shotgun sequence genomic region:
- the septin3 gene encoding neuronal-specific septin-3 translates to MSDIVPPEVRPKPVVPAKPPHVGAPSPSNPFPPQGLGAGTGGSGPPPPSAIPVMIGSHGVSHAPSHTHSHVGANHGVGNSVSGHGGSGALPQSAGPQGSAGGGTLLGYIGIDTIIEQMRKKTMKTGFDFNIMVVGHSGLGKSTLLNTLFKSQVSRRSAGWARDEKIPKTVEIKAVSHFIEEGGVKMKLTVVDTPGFGDQINNDNCWEPIGKYINEQYEKFLKEEVNITRKKRIPDTRVHCCLYFISPTGHSLRQLDLEFMKHLSHSVNIIPIIAKADTMTIEERLDFKQRVRKELEMGGVEYYPQKEFDEDMEDKSDNDKIREAMPLAVVGSDKEYQVNGKRVLGRKTAWGVVEVENPNHCEFAQLRDFLIRSHLQDLKEVTHNIHYETYRAKRLHGNGGLHPVAANDTQESNL, encoded by the exons ATGTCCGACATCGTCCCCCCTGAGGTACGGCCAAAGCCGGTCGTACCGGCCAAACCCCCCCACGTGGGGGCGCCGTCTCCCTccaaccccttccccccccaggGCCTGGGCGCGGGGACCGGCGGctccggccccccgccccccagcgcTATCCCGGTCATGATCGGCAGCCACGGGGTCAGCCACGCCCCCAGCCACACCCACAGCCACGTGGGGGCCAACCATGGGGTGGGGAACAGCGTTAGTGGTCACGGTGGCTCTGGGGCTCTGCCCCAGAGCGCCGGCCCCCAGGGGTCCGCCGGCGGCGGGACCCTGCTGGGCTACATCGGCATCGACACCATCATCGAGcagatgaggaagaagacgatgaAGACGGGCTTCGACTTCAACATCATGGTCGTAG GTCACAGCGGGCTGGGGAAGTCCACCCTGCTGAACACGCTCTTCAAGTCCCAGGTGAGCAGGCGGAGCGCCGGCTGGGCCCGCGACGAGAAGATCCCCAAGACCGTGGAGATCAAGGCTGTGTCCCACT TCATCGAAGAGGGCGGGGTCAAGATGAAGCTGACCGTTGTGGACACCCCTGGCTTCGGGGATCAgatcaacaacgacaactg CTGGGAGCCAATAGGAAAGTACATTAACGAGCAGTACGAGAAGTtcctgaaggaggaggtgaacaTCACCAGGAAGAAGCGGATCCCAGACACCCGGGTCCATTGCTGCCTCTACTTCATCTCCCCCACGGGGCACTC CCTTCGGCAGCTGGACCTTGAGTTCATGAAGCACCTGAGCCACTCGGTTAACATCATCCCCATCATCGCCAAGGCTGACACCATGACCATTGAGGAGAGGCTGGACTTCAAGCAGAGG GTGAGGAAGGAGCTGGAGATGGGGGGCGTGGAGTACTATCCCCAGAAGGAATTTGACGAGGACATGGAAGACAAGAGTGACAACGACAAGATACGG GAGGCGATGCCCTTAGCGGTCGTGGGCAGCGATAAGGAGTACCAGGTCAACGGGAAGCGGGTTCTGGGACGGAAGACGGCTTGGGGAGTGGTGGAAG TGGAAAACCCCAACCACTGTGAGTTCGCCCAGCTGAGAGATTTCCTGATCAG GTCTCACCTCCAGGACCTGAAGGAGGTCACACACAACATCCACTACGAGACCTACCGCGCCAAGAGGCTCCACGGCAACGGGGGGCTGCACCCCGTCGCTGCCAACGACACCCAGGAGAGCAACCTGTGA